Below is a window of Rhodopseudomonas sp. P2A-2r DNA.
TTCGACATGATGCGCGGCGCCCGCACCAAACGCCGCTTGTTGCGGCTCATGATCTCGTCGGCCTTCTTGAAATGCATCCGTGCCCGCAGCACCAGCGGCGCGCAGACCTTCGGCAGCGCCGGGCTGGCGATCACCACCTGGGGATCGCTCGACGTGATGCCGGCGTGAAACAGCATCTCGCGCGGCAGATACAGGCGCCCGATGCCGGCATCCTCGTCGATGTCGCGCAGAATGTTCGTCAATTGCAGCGCGCGGCCGAGGTGATGCGCCAGCAGAATGCCGTCCTCGTCCGGCAGGCCGAACACCTTGACCGACAGCCGGCCGACGGCGCTGGCGACACGGTCGCAATACAGATCCAGCGTCGCCTCGTCGGGCGCGCGGATGTCGGCGGGAATATCCATTTCCATGCCGTCGATGACGGCGATGAAATCTTCCTTGCGCATGCCGAACTGCTTGATCGGGCCGACATAGTCGCGCACGCGGGCTGGCGGATGGCCGTCATAGAGCGCATCGATATCGCGCCGCCACTGCGCCATGTCGGCAAGCCTGACGTCGCGCGGGCCATCGGAGTCGGCGATATCGTCGACCTGACGGCAGAAGCTGTAGATCTGGAACATGGCCTCGCGCTGGGCGCGCGGCAGGATCCGCATCGCCGCGTAAAACGAGCTGCCTGCCGCAATGCCCTGAGGCTGTTCGACTTCGGACGTCATCTGCTGGTTCATGCGCGGGGCGTCGATCGGGACAACGGCGCGCTGCCGGTGGCGCGGCGCCACAGGAAGCCGGCGATGCCGCTCAGGGCGAAACCGGCCATCGCCGGCTTCGACAGGTGGACATTGTCGCTGAGCGGATCGCGCACCTTCAACAGGTTCAGGATCTGCCAGGCGAAGGTTTCGATCACCGCGATCTCGCAGCCGAGCCGGATGTCCGTCACGTGCCCAGCCAGGGTCTGGCTCTGCACCATCAGGGTCTCGGTCTTGGCCGCCAGTTCGCGGATACCGGCCAGCAGCGCTGGCGAAGACTTCGGTTGGGCGAGATCCGCGATGCCGGCGCCGTGGCGCGCAAAGGTCTCGGCGGGAATGTAGACGCGATCGAGGTCGCGATAGTCGGCGGCGCAATCCTGCAGATGGTTGTTGATCTGCAAGGCCGCGCACAGCGCGTCAGAGGCCGGCCAGGTGGCCGTGCTCTCGCCGTGCACATCCAGCATGAAGCGGCCGACCGGCATGGCGGAAAACGAGCAATAATGAATCAGCTCATCCCAATTGGCGTAGCGCCGCTTGGTGACGTCCATGCGGAATGCCGTCAGCACGTCACAGGCGTGGCGCGGCGGCATCGCCCGCTCCGCGAGTGCCGAACGTAGCGCCAGCGCCTCGGGCTGGGCATCGCCCTGCCCGAGCAGCCCCGCCTCGAGCTCGTCGAGCAACGCCAGCTTGGCCGCATCGCCAAGCTCGGCGTGATCGGCGATGTCGTCGGCGGTACGGACGAAATTGTAGAAGGCGAGAATCAGGGCACGGTGGCGCGGATGAATGATCCACGACGCCACCGGGAAATTCTCGTCGCGATGGGTCTTCCCAGATCGCAGGTCGCTCGCAGGGGTCATCAGGAACTGGCTACGTTGGTTGGAACATGGTCACCCGCGTACCGCCCGGGCCCGAAAAGGGCCATGGACGGATCGGGTCGCGCCCCCATATAGGGGAAATCCGCCGGCTAGACCAACGCCAATCTGCCGACCGGAACTTTCCGCGGCGGACTGGGCAGTTGGCCCGCCCTCCGCGCGGCCCAGGCCTTACTGGCCGTGGCTTACCAACACCTCGTTGCAGGCCTTGGTCAGCTTGGGGCGGTTTTCCTTGAGGCAGGACAGAATGACAAGGTCACCCTGATCCATCAGGGGGCGGCAAAAGCGCTGGACGTCGCGGGTACAGGCCTTTTGTTCCTGCTCGGTGCCGCTTCGCTGTTGCTGCTGGGCCAATGCGCCCGTCGAGGCAGAAACAGAAACCACCGCCAGTACCAAGAAAATTTTACGCATTGTCTTCCTTCAATATAGGGGGATTCAGCCCGGATTCTGCATAGCATATCCAGCGTGGTTCGCACCGTTGGCAAGGCCTGAACGTCAGGCCCTCGCGCTGTTTAGCGGCGAACGATGCAGCCGTGCCACAGGAAACATTGCGATAGGCCGAATTTGTGTCCACGCTACGCCGAGGAGGTGGCCTCGCCCGCAATCCAGGCATTCGGCTCTGCGGGAACTTTTGGTCGCAAGCCACCCGGCAACATAAATGCTTCACCTCCTGCGGAATAACATCGCATCGCGGAGCACACCATCGCTTGAACCAAAAGCACCGCAGCGACACTTAAACTTCGATAGGACGCGACGTATATCTCGACGCGGCATCGTCATCTTGATGGGGAAAGTCGATATGCAGAGCTTTGCTGAAAGTTTCACCGCGCGCGCGATCAAGGCGGCGAGCATCGGCGCCGCGTTGCTGTTCTCGGTATCCGCCGGCCATGCGCAATCGGGTCCGTTTGCCGGCTTCGACGGCTCGTGGAGCGGCAACGGCACGGTCTCGCTATCGGATGGTACCACCGAGCGGATTCGCTGCCGGGCAACCTACAAGGTCGACGGCGGTAACGCGCTGAAGCAGACCCTGCGCTGCGCCAGCGACAGCTACAAGTTCGACCTCTCGAGCGACGTCACCAGCCAGGGCAACCAGGTGACCGGAAGCTGGAGCGAGGCCAGCCGCAATGTCTACGGCAACCTCAATGGCCGCGCTGGCGGCGGCCAGATTGACGTGTTCGTCGAAGCGGCCGGTTTCGCAGCCACCATCACCCTGACGACCCGCGGCAACCGGCAGTCGGTGTCGATCAGTTCGAAGGGCGAGATCCGCGGCGTACAGATCAGCATGGTCAAGGGCTGAGGTACATTCCCTGCCGTCGCCCGGCCTGCGCGCAACTGCGCGCCAGGACCCGGCGACCCGGCAGCACCGGCAGTTGCGATTTATCACAAGCGCCTGCGTATACCGGGTCCGCCGCTTTCGCGGGGGATGACAGTCGCGTGCGTGGTGCCCCAGTCCCTACTCCGCCGGCTTGGCCAGCACGGACGTCCCGGAAATCTTCTGCTGCAGGTTGATCAGCCACATTGCGGTCGGACGCAGGATGAAAAGGTCGGCGAACAGGGCCGCGACCATGGCGAAGGCCGAGAGCCAGCCGAACAGCCGCAGTGACGGCAGATCCGAAAACACCGTGACGACGAGGCCGCAGGCCAGCACCACCGTGGTCAGGATCAGCGCCGGCCCGACCAGCACGGTGGCCCGCTCCACCGCGATCGCGGGATCGGTGCCGGGCGTATCTTCCAACCGCAGGCGGTTGAGGAAGTGGATGGTGGCGCTGAGGCCGAGGCCGAACGACACCGTGAGGGCCACCACGCTGGCAAATTGCAGCCCCTCCCCGAGCAGCCACAGCACCGTGCCCGACAGCACCACCGGGAAGATGCCGGGCAGGATGCAGGCGAACATGACCACCCAGGAGCGGAACGCCAATCCGATGAAGATCGCCACCAGCCCGAATTCGATGGTCAGGCCGTGGTTGAGCTTCTCGATCATGCCAGCGGAATTGCGCGCCGCGATCGCCGACAGGCCGGTCACCGCGATTTCGTAGCCGGGATGCTTCTTGCGGATGTCGTTCAACTGGCTGTCGAGCTTGTCGACCACCGGCAGGATCGCGCTTGAATCGAGGTCCGGTACCCGGCCGGACACCACCACCGCCATCTGATCGGCGGAGATGAAGCGCCGCACCAGATGTTCGGGGAGCAGGCTGACATATTCCTTCAGCGTCGCCACGTCGTTACTGCCCGCCTTTTCAGCCAGCCAGCGGCGCAGCGTTTCCAGCGACCAGACATTGCCGACGCCAGCCGACTTCTCCACCATCGAATGCACGTCGGCGATGGTCTGCAGGGTCTGCGGCGAATACAGCGTCTCGCCCTTGGGGAACTCGATCAACACGTCGATCGGATTGGCGCCCGTCAGCTTGGCATCGAGACGACCGGAGGCGGCCACCGCCTGCTCCTTGTCCGGCACCTGGTCAGCGAGGCGATAACGCGGTTCCAGATTGGCATAGATGACAGCCAGGCCGCCGACGAGAACGACCGAGATCAGGCTGAACAGGCCCGGACGGCCGACCATACGCACCGCGATCCAGTAACAGAAGGAGCGTAGCGCGTTGACGCCGGCGTCGGCGGTCTGGAACTTGGCGGCAAACACCTTTTCGTTGCGTACCAGCAGCACGCCGAACACCGGCACCAGCGACAGCACCGCCAGCAGCGCAATGACGGTGGCGGCGAGACCCGCCTCGCCGAAGGCGCGGATCAGATCCGAATCGGAGAACTGCAAGGCGAGAAAGGAAATGCCGGCGGTGGCGTGGGTCAGCACGCAGGCCGGGCCGACCACCAGGACCGCGTTCTTGAACGCCGAATACTTGTCCTCGCCCGCAATCAGCCGGTCGCGCGCCGCGAAGGTCAGCTGCATGGAATCCGCGAAGCTGATCACCATGATCAGCGGCGTCATCACGTTGAGGAACATGTTGAGGCTGAAGCCGGCCCAGCCCAGCGCGCCCAGCGCCAGCAGGATCGCCAGGAGCGGCGGGAATGCCGCCACGATCATGAACGACACCTTGCGGAAGAAGATGATGGCGATCAGGCAGCCGGCGAGAATGCCGGCGACGTTGTAGATCAGGCCGTCGCGCTCGACCGCGTTGCGGATCTCGAGCTGCATCACCGGCACGCCGGAGAGCTGCTTGGTCAGCCCACTGTCGGCCAGATCGTCGTTCATGATCTTGCGGATCTCGCCGACGGCCTTGCTCAGCTTGTTGTTGCTGACCACCGCCGGATCGAGCGACAGCACCACAAGGGCCAGCGTGCCGTCATCGGACAGCAATTTGCCGCGGATGATCTCGTTGTTCTTCACCGTCTCGATGAATTTGTCGTAGGCGGCCCCTTCCGGCAATTCCGACGGGAACAGCGCCGCCGGCAGCTTGCCGGGCGCCGGCGCCTGGCGCGCCGAGAACAGCGAGATCAGCCCGCGCACGCCGTCGACCAGCTGCAGATCGGTGACGAGGTCGCGCACCTTCTCGAGGTTCTGCCGTTCCAGCAGGGTCTTGCCCTCGACCACCACCAGCACGTCGAACTCGCTGGACGGAAAGCGCTTCGTCACTTCCTCGTACTGCCGATATTCCTTGCTGTCGGAGCGGAACAGCTGGCTCAGCGAATCGTCGATCTTGATGCGCTGGATGCCGAAGATGGCGCCGACCACCAGCGCCAGCAGGATAATGCAGGACAGCACCGGCGCCTTGACCGCAATCAGGCCGATGCGCTCCAGCCCGAAGGCGATGCTCAGCGACCGGCGACCCGATGGAGAGAGATCGGCGTCGCGGGAATTCTTGTCGTGCATGGTGCGTCCAGTCCTGTCGTCGGCGTCGTTTGCCTAGCTAGCGTCCCGGGCAGGAATGAGGCTGAGAGCGCCGCAGCGACCAGCATTGGCCCTTGAAAACATGCAGTAAATTTGGCGTTGCGAGGTTTAGCAGGTCCGCATGACGACTCGCAAGGCGGCGGCAGCGCGGCGATTGCGTTCCCGGTCACAATGGCGCGAACACCCGCGATGTTTTCGTTCAGGCCCTTGAGCTCGCAACCGGGCCAGGACCGGCAATCTGCGACGGTCGTCCGCTGTCGTCCTTCAGCGCCACGCCGGTGACGCCGCGGGCGAGGCCCGCGCGCGCCAGCCAGGCGATCTTGAAGGCGGCCTCGTCGTAGCTCAGCCCGGCGGCATGGATGTTGGAGACGCAATTGCGTTCGGCATCGGTCAGGCCGGGCTTGGGCGCAAAGGTCAGGTAGGCGCCGAGACTGTGCGGCGCCGACAGACCGGGCCGCTCGCCGATCAGCACCACCACCATTCGCACATTCAGCAAGGCGCCGATGCGATCGCCAAGCGCAACGCGGGCACCGCCTGCCACCACCGCCGGCCCAAGGCCGATCCCCGCCTCCGCCAGCCGCGGCAGCAACCCGCGCACCAGGCCTGCGGCATGGGCGTTGACGGCGGCCGGCGACAGCCCGTCGCCGATCACCAGCACCATGTCGCAGGGCGGTTGCTGGCGCTCCGCCAAACGCGTCTCCGAGGCAGCATCGAGCAACCGGCCGAGATCGGGGCGTTTCAGATAATCGCCGCGGTCGGCGACCTGGCTGGTCACCAGGATCGGTGTGAGGCCGAGGCCGGCCAGATCGGAGGCGAGCCGTTCCGCATCGAACGGCGCATGCACCGCGTCGCGGGCGCGGGCGTGATCGAGGGTGAAATCCAGCAGTGCACGGGTCGGAAGGCCGCCGCCAACGCGGCCCAGCGCCACCCGCGCCGGGGTCAGCGCCTTGAGATCGTCCAGCGTCCGCGGCGGGCGCGATGGCAAAGTCATTTCGTCCCGCCCAGTGAAGCCGGCGCCACGCCGGCCTATTCCGCCGGCACCGCGTCCGGCATCTTCATCGAGTAATAGGAAGCACTGGTCGTGCCCTGTGAAGCGTCCCGCGAGAACATGATCAGGTGCTGCGCAACCATGATCGAGGAGATCAGGTATTCAATCTCGCCGCGGGCCAGGCGGCGCAGTGCGAACTTCCAGAACACCGCCTTGTAATCGCCGAGGACGCCGACCTTCCAGAAGATGTTGCGCAGCATGATCAATCCCATGCGGATGTTCTTCCAGGACATCTGCTGCTTGGTGCGCGGCATGATGCGGTTCGGATAGGTATGGGTGATCTGGTACTCGTAGCGGTCCAGCAACTTTTGCGGCTGGTAGGCCGCGCCCATGCAGGCGCGCCATGAATTGACCACGTCGTGATACGGCAGCAGGAATTCGACGTTGGAATCGCGGCCCTCGTCCTCGTTGAGACGGTCGGCCTTCTTGAGGCGATCCCACAACGGAGTCTGCGGCAAGGCTTGCAGCAGGTTGATCGTCAACAGCGGGATCTGCGACGCGTCGACAAAGTCGAGCAGCGCCTGCCCGGTTTCCGGCCTATCGGTGTCGAGACCGAGGATAATGCCGGACACCACCTCCATGCCAAAACTGTTCAGGACCTCGATCGATTCCATGATGGGCAGGACCATGTTGTGGTCCTTTTTCATCGCCTTCAGGGCCACCGGGTCCGGCGTCTCGATGCCGCAGAAGATCGTCCCGAACAGCGAATCGCGCATCAAGGCCAGGATTTCCGGGCGCTTGGCGATGTTCAGCGTGGCCTCGCAGGATAGACGCAGCACATAGCCGGTCTTCTTCTGCCATTCCACCAGATGCGGCAGCAGATCGAGCGCGGCCTTGCGGTTGCCGATGAAATTGTCGTCGACAAAATAGACCGAGCCCATGATGCCGCATTCCAGCAGCTTGTCGAGCTCGGCGGTGATCTGCTCCG
It encodes the following:
- the hpnD gene encoding presqualene diphosphate synthase HpnD; translation: MNQQMTSEVEQPQGIAAGSSFYAAMRILPRAQREAMFQIYSFCRQVDDIADSDGPRDVRLADMAQWRRDIDALYDGHPPARVRDYVGPIKQFGMRKEDFIAVIDGMEMDIPADIRAPDEATLDLYCDRVASAVGRLSVKVFGLPDEDGILLAHHLGRALQLTNILRDIDEDAGIGRLYLPREMLFHAGITSSDPQVVIASPALPKVCAPLVLRARMHFKKADEIMSRNKRRLVRAPRIMSKYYRKILELLVKRGFALPRDPVRLGKASKIAILLQYAII
- the hpnC gene encoding squalene synthase HpnC, with product MTPASDLRSGKTHRDENFPVASWIIHPRHRALILAFYNFVRTADDIADHAELGDAAKLALLDELEAGLLGQGDAQPEALALRSALAERAMPPRHACDVLTAFRMDVTKRRYANWDELIHYCSFSAMPVGRFMLDVHGESTATWPASDALCAALQINNHLQDCAADYRDLDRVYIPAETFARHGAGIADLAQPKSSPALLAGIRELAAKTETLMVQSQTLAGHVTDIRLGCEIAVIETFAWQILNLLKVRDPLSDNVHLSKPAMAGFALSGIAGFLWRRATGSAPLSRSTPRA
- a CDS encoding efflux RND transporter permease subunit, with amino-acid sequence MHDKNSRDADLSPSGRRSLSIAFGLERIGLIAVKAPVLSCIILLALVVGAIFGIQRIKIDDSLSQLFRSDSKEYRQYEEVTKRFPSSEFDVLVVVEGKTLLERQNLEKVRDLVTDLQLVDGVRGLISLFSARQAPAPGKLPAALFPSELPEGAAYDKFIETVKNNEIIRGKLLSDDGTLALVVLSLDPAVVSNNKLSKAVGEIRKIMNDDLADSGLTKQLSGVPVMQLEIRNAVERDGLIYNVAGILAGCLIAIIFFRKVSFMIVAAFPPLLAILLALGALGWAGFSLNMFLNVMTPLIMVISFADSMQLTFAARDRLIAGEDKYSAFKNAVLVVGPACVLTHATAGISFLALQFSDSDLIRAFGEAGLAATVIALLAVLSLVPVFGVLLVRNEKVFAAKFQTADAGVNALRSFCYWIAVRMVGRPGLFSLISVVLVGGLAVIYANLEPRYRLADQVPDKEQAVAASGRLDAKLTGANPIDVLIEFPKGETLYSPQTLQTIADVHSMVEKSAGVGNVWSLETLRRWLAEKAGSNDVATLKEYVSLLPEHLVRRFISADQMAVVVSGRVPDLDSSAILPVVDKLDSQLNDIRKKHPGYEIAVTGLSAIAARNSAGMIEKLNHGLTIEFGLVAIFIGLAFRSWVVMFACILPGIFPVVLSGTVLWLLGEGLQFASVVALTVSFGLGLSATIHFLNRLRLEDTPGTDPAIAVERATVLVGPALILTTVVLACGLVVTVFSDLPSLRLFGWLSAFAMVAALFADLFILRPTAMWLINLQQKISGTSVLAKPAE
- the eutC gene encoding ethanolamine ammonia-lyase subunit EutC: MTLPSRPPRTLDDLKALTPARVALGRVGGGLPTRALLDFTLDHARARDAVHAPFDAERLASDLAGLGLTPILVTSQVADRGDYLKRPDLGRLLDAASETRLAERQQPPCDMVLVIGDGLSPAAVNAHAAGLVRGLLPRLAEAGIGLGPAVVAGGARVALGDRIGALLNVRMVVVLIGERPGLSAPHSLGAYLTFAPKPGLTDAERNCVSNIHAAGLSYDEAAFKIAWLARAGLARGVTGVALKDDSGRPSQIAGPGPVASSRA
- a CDS encoding B12-binding domain-containing radical SAM protein, with protein sequence MRAEGRQTARRILCVFPRYTSSFGTFEYAYPLTDGVQAFMPPQGLLLIAAYLPANWQVRFIDENIRPATPEDFLWAEAVFVSGMHIQRPQMNEICHRAHGYDLAVAIGGPSVSSCPEYYPAFDYLHCGELGDATDRLIDILAADTRRPAQQVVLKTADRLDMTEFPIPAYELAEIPRYFLGSIQYSSGCPYQCEFCDIPGLYGRNPRLKSPEQITAELDKLLECGIMGSVYFVDDNFIGNRKAALDLLPHLVEWQKKTGYVLRLSCEATLNIAKRPEILALMRDSLFGTIFCGIETPDPVALKAMKKDHNMVLPIMESIEVLNSFGMEVVSGIILGLDTDRPETGQALLDFVDASQIPLLTINLLQALPQTPLWDRLKKADRLNEDEGRDSNVEFLLPYHDVVNSWRACMGAAYQPQKLLDRYEYQITHTYPNRIMPRTKQQMSWKNIRMGLIMLRNIFWKVGVLGDYKAVFWKFALRRLARGEIEYLISSIMVAQHLIMFSRDASQGTTSASYYSMKMPDAVPAE